From a single Populus nigra chromosome 18, ddPopNigr1.1, whole genome shotgun sequence genomic region:
- the LOC133678545 gene encoding glutamate synthase [NADH], amyloplastic-like isoform X2, translating into MGELVHSRFSTNTFPSWDRAQPMRVLGHNGEINTLRGNMNWMKAREGLLKCKELGLSKNEMKKLLPIVDASSSDSGAFDGVLELLIRSGRTLPEAVMMMIPEAWQNDKNMDPQRRALYEYSSALMEPWDGPALISFTDGHYLGATLDRNGLRPGRFYVTRSGRVIMASEVGVVDIPPEDVLRKGRLNPGMMLLVDFEKHTVVDDEALKQQYSLARPYGEWLKRQKIELSDIVNSVPESERVAPAISGVVAASDDDDSMVNMGIHGLLAPLKSFGYTVEALEMLMLPMAKDGTEPLGSMGNDAPLAVMSHREKLTFEYFKQMFAQVTNPPIDPIREKIVTSMECMIGPEGDLTETTEEQCRRLSLKGPLLSIGEMEAIKKMNYNGWRSKVLDITYSIKRGRKGLEETLDRICTEAHEAIKEGYTVLVLSDRAFSSKRVAVSSLLAVGAVHQYLVKKLERTQVGLLVESAEPREVHHFCTLVGFGADAICPYLAIDAIWRLQVDGKIPPKSTGELHSKDELVKKYFKASNYGMMKVLAKMGISTLASYKGAQIFEGLGLSSEVIDKCFAGTPSRVEGATFEMLAHDSLRLHELAFPSRALPPGSAEAVALPNPGDYHWRKGGEIHLNDPLAIAKLQEAARINSVAAYKEYSKRIQELNKACNLRGLLKFKVADVKVSLDEVEPASEIVKRFCTGAMSYGSISLEAHTTLAQAMNKIGGKSNTGEGGEQPSRMEPLPDGSMNPKRSAIKQVASGRFGVSSYYLTNADELQIKMAQGAKPGEGGELPGHKVIGDIAVTRNSTAGVGLISPPPHHDIYSIEDLAQLIHDLKNANPSARISVKLVSEAGVGVIASGVVKGHADHVLISGHDGGTGASRWTGIKSAGLPWELGLAETHQTLVANDLRGRTVLQTDGQLKTGRDVAIAALLGAEEFGFSTAPLITLGCIMMRKCHKNTCPVGIATQDPVLRDKFAGEPEHVINFFFMLAEELREIMAQLGFRTMNEMVGRSDMLEVDKEVVKSNEKLENIDLSLLLRPAADIRPGAAQYCVQKQDHGLDMALDQKLIKLSEAALEKSLPVYIETPIRNVNRAVGTMLSHEVTKRYNLAGLPADTIHIKLKGSAGQSLGAFLCPGIMLELEGDGNDYVGKGLSGGKIVVYPPKGSLFDPKENIIIGNVALYGATGGEAYLNGMAAERFCVRNSGARAVVEGIGDHGCEYMTGGTVVVLGKTGRNFAAGMSGGVAYVLDLDGKFKSRCNLELVDLDKVEEEEDIMTLKMMIQQHQRHTNSLLAREVLADFDNLLPKFIKVFPRDYKRVLANMKEESASKEAAELAAKEAEEKNEAELREKDAFEELKKMAAASLNGKSNQVVEDEPLKRPTRVNNAVKHRGFIAYEREGVQYRDPNVRMNDWKEVMESSKPGPLLNTQSARCMDCGTPFCHQENSGCPLGNKIPEFNELVHQNRWREALDRLLETNNFPEFTGRVCPAPCEGSCVLGIIDDPVSIKNIECAIIDKAFEEGWMVPRPPLKRTGKRVAIVGSGPSGLAAADQLNKRGHLVTVYERADRIGGLMMYGVPNMKTDKVDIVQRRVNLMAKEGINFVVNANVGIDPLYSLDQLRQENDAIVLAVGATKPRDLPVPGREMSGVHFAMEFLHKNTKSLLDSNLQDGNYISAKGKKVVVIGGGDTGTDCIGTSIRHGCSSVVNLELLPEPPQTRAPGNPWPQWPRVFRVDYGHQEAASKFGKDPRSYEVLTKRFIGDEDGNVKGLEVVRVHWEKDASGKFQFKEVEGSEEIIEADLVLLAMGFLGPEPNVAKKLGLEQDNRSNFKAEYGRFSTNVEGIFAAGDCRRGQSLVVWAISEGRQAASQVDKYLMKEEDVTISTDNTQDELVKRHKDLTKRHQDSSKHTVMT; encoded by the exons ATGGGTGAGTTG GTGCACTCACGATTTTCAACAAATACATTTCCTAGCTGGGATCGTGCTCAACCCATGCGTGTCTTGGGCCATAATGGGGAAATCAACACGCTCAGAGGCAATATGAACTG GATGAAGGCTCGTGAGGGCCTTTTAAAGTGCAAGGAGCTCGGTCTCTCAAAGAATGAGATGAAGAAGCTTCTTCCTATTGTAGATGCTAGTTCTTCTGATtcag GGGCTTTTGATGGTGTGCTTGAGCTTCTAATTAGATCCGGGAGAACTCTCCCTGAGGCTGTAATGATGATGATTCCTGAAGCCTGGCAAAATGACAAGAACATGGATCCTCAAAGGAGGGCACTGTATGAATATTCCTCAGCCCTTATGGAACCATGGGACGGGCCTGCACTTATCTCAT ttactGATGGCCACTACTTAGGAGCTACTCTGGATCGCAATGGGTTACGTCCAGGTAGATTTTACGTCACACGAAGTGGGCGAGTTATCATGGCCAGTGAAGTTGGTGTTGTGGATATTCCTCCTGAAGATGTCCTTAGGAAAGGACGGCTTAACCCTGGAATGATGCTTCTGGTGGATTTTGAGAAGCATACGGTAGTGGATGATGAAGCCTTGAAGCAACAATATTCCTTAGCGAGGCCCTATGGGGAGTGGTTGAAGAGGCAAAAGATTGAACTCAGTGACATAGTTAACTCAGTTCCAGAATCTGAGAGAGTTGCTCCAGCCATTTCTGGGGTTGTCGCC GCATCTGATGATGATGACAGTATGGTGAATATGGGCATTCATGGATTGTTGGCACCATTAAAATCCTTTGG TTATACTGTTGAAGCCTTGGAGATGCTGATGCTTCCCATGGCAAAGGACGGTACTGAGCCTCTTGGTTCGATGGGAAATGATGCCCCCTTGGCTGTCATGTCTCACAGGGAAAAGCTCACTTTTGAGTACTTCAAGCAAATGTTTGCTCAAGTGACAAATCCCCCAATTGATCCTATCAGAGAGAAGATTGTCACTTCCATGGAATGCATGATTGGGCCAGAAGGAGATCTGACAGAAACAACTGAAGAACAATGCCGCCGTCTCTCTCTAAAAGGTCCACTTTTATCAATCGGGGAAATGGAAGCGATCAAAAAGATGAACTATAATGGTTGGCGAAGCAAAGTTCTTGACATAACTTATTCAATAAAACGGGGCAGGAAGGGATTGGAGGAGACTTTAGATAGGATTTGTACTGAAGCTCATGAGGCAATCAAGGAAGGTTATACTGTGTTGGTTCTTTCTGACAGAG CCTTCTCATCAAAGCGTGTTGCTGTCAGCTCCCTCTTGGCTGTCGGTGCTGTCCACCAATATCTTGTAAAAAAGCTTGAGCGTACTCAAGTTGGGTTGCTAGTTGAATCTGCTGAACCACGTGAAGTGCACCATTTCTGTACATTGGTTGGTTTTGGTGCAGATGCCATCTGCCCATACTTAGCCATAGATGCCATTTGGAGATTACAGGTTGATGGTAAGATCCCGCCAAAATCCACTGGCGAGTTACACTCAAAGGATGAGCTAGTCAAGAAGTATTTCAAAGCAAGCAACTATGGCATGATGAAGGTGCTTGCGAAAATGGGAATTTCAACTTTGGCATCCTACAAGGGTGCTCAGATTTTTGAAGGGCTGGGCCTTTCATCAGAAGTGATTGACAAGTGCTTTGCAGGAACCCCAAGCAGGGTAGAAGGAGCAACATTTGAGATGCTTGCTCATGATTCACTTCGTTTGCATGAGTTGGCGTTTCCCTCCCGTGCTCTCCCTCCTGGAAGTGCAGAAGCTGTAGCTCTTCCCAATCCTGGGGATTATCATTGGAGAAAAGGTGGTGAAATTCACCTTAATGATCCTCTTGCTATTGCAAAACTTCAAGAAGCTGCCAGAATTAATAGTGTGGCTGCCTATAAGGAATATTCTAAGCGCATTCAGGAGTTAAACAAAGCTTGTAATTTGCGTGGGCTTTTGAAGTTCAAAGTGGCAGATGTGAAAGTTTCTTTGGATGAAGTGGAACCAGCCAGTGAAATTGTTAAACGGTTCTGTACTGGGGCTATGAGTTATGGATCAATATCATTGGAGGCACACACCACGTTGGCTCAGGCTATGAATAAAATTGGAGGAAAATCAAATACAG GTGAGGGAGGTGAACAACCATCTCGTATGGAGCCTCTTCCTGATGGTTCAATGAATCCAAAGAGGAGTGCTATTAAGCAAGTTGCAAGTGGGAGATTTGGAGTTTCAAGTTACTATCTTACAAATGCTGATGAACTGCAGATAAAGATGGCTCAG GGTGCCAAGCCTGGTGAAGGAGGTGAGCTTCCTGGTCACAAGGTCATAGGAGACATTGCAGTTACCAGAAATTCTACTGCAGGGGTGGGTCTTATTAGTCCTCCTCCCCATCATGATATCTATTCAATTGAAGACCTTGCTCAATTGATTCATGACCTTAAG aATGCCAATCCATCAGCTAGAATAAGTGTCAAGTTGGTATCTGAAGCTGGCGTGGGAGTAATTGCCAGTGGGGTGGTGAAGGGACATGCTGATCACGTTTTGATCTCAGGCCATGATGGAGGTACAGGTGCTTCTAGATGGACTGGCATCAAGAGTGCTGGGCTCCCATGGGAACTTGGTTTGGCTGAGACCCATCAAACACTTGTTGCCAATGACCTTCGCGGCCGAACAGTTCTTCAGACTGATGGCCAACTAAAAACTGGCCGTGATGTGGCCATTGCGGCTCTTCTTGGTGCTGAAGAATTTGGCTTCAGCACTGCCCCCCTTATAACACTTGGCTGCATCATGATGCGAAAGTGCCATAAGAACACCTGTCCCGTAGGCATTGCTACTCAAGATCCAGTGCTGAGGGATAAGTTTGCTGGAGAACCAGAACACGTTATTAACTTCTTCTTTATGCTAGCAGAGGAGCTCAGAGAGATCATGGCTCAGCTTGGTTTCCGTACTATGAATGAGATGGTTGGTCGTTCAGACATGCTTGAAGTTGATAAAGAAGTTGTTAAGAGCAATGAGAAGCTGGAAAATATTGATCTCTCCTTGTTACTTAGACCTGCTGCTGACATTCGACCTGGAGCTGCCCAATATTGTGTCCAAAAGCAGGATCATGGTTTGGACATGGCATTGGATCAAAAACTCATCAAACTTTCTGAGGCTGCATTGGAAAAAAGTCTTCCTGTGTACATTGAAACACCTATCCGCAATGTGAACCGTGCTGTCGGAACAATGCTTAGCCATGAAGTTACTAAGCGTTACAACTTGGCGGGGCTTCCTGCCGATACTATCCATATCAAACTCAAAGGAAGTGCAGGGCAGAGCCTGGGAGCTTTTCTTTGCCCAGGCATTATGCTGGAGCTGGAAGGTGATGGCAATGACTATGTCGGTAAAGGATTATCAGGTGGGAAGATTGTTGTTTATCCTCCAAAAGGAAGTCTCTTTGATCCGAAAGAGAACATTATAATTGGTAATGTAGCTCTTTACGGAGCCACAGGTGGTGAAGCATATCTTAATGGAATGGCAGCAGAAAGATTTTGTGTCCGTAATTCTGGAGCAAGGGCTGTTGTAGAAGGTATTGGTGATCATGGCTGCGAGTACATGACAGGTGGGACTGTTGTTGTTCTTGGGAAAACTGGCAGGAATTTTGCTGCTGGTATGAGTGGCGGCGTTGCTTATGTTCTCGATTTGGATGGGAAATTCAAATCTCGATGCAATCTTGAACTTGTTGATCTTGATAAagttgaggaggaggaggacatTATGACTCTAAAAATGATGATACAACAACACCAGCGTCACACAAACAGCCTTCTAGCTAGAGAAGTACTTGCTGATTTTGATAATCTTCTGCCTAAGTTTATCAAGGTCTTTCCCAGGGATTACAAACGTGTTCTTGCAAACATGAAAGAGGAATCTGCCTCAAAAGAGGCTGCTGAGCTTGCTGCTAAAGAAGCTGAGGAGAAAAATGAAGCAGAGTTGAGGGAGAAAGATGCTTTTGAGGAGCTCAAGAAGATGGCAGCTGCATCCTTGAATGGGAAATCCAATCAG GTAGTAGAAGATGAACCACTGAAAAGGCCTACCCGGGTTAATAATGCTGTCAAGCATAGAGGCTTCATTGCTTATGAGCGTGAAGGTGTTCAATACAGAGATCCAAATGTTCGAATGAATGACTGGAAGGAAGTTATGGAGTCGTCAAAACCTGGCCCTCTATTAAATACGCAGTCGGCCCGTTGCATGGACTGTGGCACTCCCTTCTGTCACCAG GAAAACTCGGGATGCCCTCTTGGAAACAAAATTCCTGAATTTAATGAATTAGTGCACCAAAATAGGTGGCGCGAGGCATTAGACAGGTTGCTGGAGACAAATAACTTCCCAGAGTTTACTGGCAGAGTGTGCCCTGCACCTTGTGAAGGTTCCTGTGTTCTTGGCATAATTGATGATCCTGtctcaataaaaaacattgaatgTGCAATTATTGACAAGGCTTTTGAGGAGGGTTGGATGGTGCCGCGGCCTCCCCTCAAGAGAACTGG GAAACGAGTGGCTATTGTTGGAAGTGGGCCTTCTGGTTTGGCTGCTGCAGATCAACTAAACAAAAGGGGTCATTTGGTGACTGTGTATGAGCGTGCTGATCGAATTGGAGGGCTAATGATGTATGGAGTTCCCAACATGAAAACTGACAAAGTGGATATAGTTCAACGTCGTGTTAATCTTATGGCCAAGGAAGGCATCAATTTTGTGGTCAATGCTAATGTTGGTATCGACCCTCTGTACTCTCTTGATCAGCTACGACAGGAGAACGATGCTATTGTTTTGGCAGTGGGAGCCACAAAACCTAG GGACCTTCCGGTACCTGGTCGGGAGATGTCTGGTGTCCATTTTGCTATGGAGTTTCTTCACAAAAATACCAAAAGTTTGCTTGACAGCAATCTACAGGATGGTAACTACATATCTGCAAAGGGCAAGAAAGTAGTTGTCATTGGTGGAGGTGACACTGGAACAGATTGCATTGGGACATCTATTCGCCACGGTTGCAGTAGCGTTGTAAATCTAGAGCTTCTACCTGAGCCACCACAAACTAGAGCTCCGGGCAACCCATGGCCACAG TGGCCTAGAGTATTCCGGGTAGACTATGGGCACCAGGAAGCTGCCTCCAAGTTTGGGAAAGACCCAAGGTCTTATGAGGTGTTGACTAAGCGTTTCATTGGAGACGAAGATGGGAACGTGAAGGGACTTGAGGTGGTACGTGTCCATTGGGAGAAGGATGCTAGTGGGAAATTTCAGTTTAAGGAGGTTGAGGGCTCTGAGGAAATTATTGAGGCTGACCTAGTCCTGCTAGCTATGGGATTCCTTGGTCCTGAACCG aATGTGGCAAAGAAGTTGGGCTTGGAGCAAGATAATCGATCAAACTTCAAGGCAGAATATGGCCGCTTCTCAACCAATGTGGAAGGGATCTTTGCCGCCGGGGATTGCAGGCGAGGCCAGTCGCTTGTTGTATGGGCAATATCAGAAGGACGACAAGCTGCTTCCCAGGTGGACAAATATCTCATGAAAGAAGAGGATGTTACCATTAGCACTGATAATACCCAGGATGAACTTGTCAAGAGGCACAAAGACCTCACCAAGAGGCATCAAGACAGCAGCAAACACACCGTCATGACATAA